One genomic window of Methanosarcina acetivorans C2A includes the following:
- a CDS encoding cytochrome c biogenesis CcdA family protein: MASHRYNLLLENQRIEAICESCIAIIIIFLLLCVLPSVAYADDTKQITVLYLYDESCNRCTETTPLIRQAIEEACDEGLPVNYREIRVNSREGASYIDRYRLIDIPDLIIDNHTIIGPANLEGEYDTVLRSIKDTIVSSYGYDSPVIVHTTAVKRSNNDSEVAVTVYISNQSNTTINASLSGGLTEGSRLTSGKFFWNGQLQPGAEEKITYVLYGGNTSYVFPSIVYYEDNCGSHVVTDSYVPIRTIPALSVPIAFASGIIAAFSPCILAVMAYMATLAASGGRRYLLLINVMAFSAGLLFMYSLIGICFYMFSVTIPSLYSIVRYAIVTSMLIIGSTMIIRTPPLHERSFSDAGFKRLVLLLRPYSRIHTTGFSFAMGLGFGLIKMPCAGGLYLAILGMMAAQNNSFQGLYYLLAYDAGVVLPVLGLGMLLATGLSARRLDTIRTRYRTSLNTATGIMLFILATVLAFNKI; the protein is encoded by the coding sequence ATGGCAAGCCATCGCTACAATCTACTTCTCGAAAATCAAAGGATTGAAGCAATATGTGAGTCATGCATAGCGATAATAATCATATTTTTACTTCTATGTGTTCTGCCATCTGTCGCTTATGCCGATGATACAAAGCAAATAACTGTCTTGTATCTCTATGATGAAAGTTGCAATCGATGTACTGAAACGACACCTTTAATCAGGCAGGCCATTGAAGAAGCCTGCGATGAAGGTTTGCCTGTCAATTACCGGGAAATCAGGGTCAATTCACGAGAAGGCGCATCATATATCGACCGGTATCGTCTAATCGATATACCGGATCTGATCATCGATAACCATACCATCATTGGGCCTGCAAATCTGGAAGGGGAGTACGATACGGTTCTAAGGAGTATTAAAGATACAATCGTATCTTCTTATGGGTATGATTCTCCAGTGATCGTACATACGACTGCGGTAAAAAGGAGTAATAACGACAGCGAAGTCGCAGTGACAGTATATATATCCAATCAAAGTAACACAACAATCAACGCCAGTCTCTCTGGAGGGCTGACAGAAGGCTCTCGCTTAACTTCAGGAAAATTTTTCTGGAACGGTCAATTACAGCCTGGTGCCGAGGAAAAGATCACATATGTACTTTATGGCGGCAACACATCTTATGTATTCCCCTCGATCGTATATTATGAAGATAACTGCGGCAGTCACGTTGTTACAGACAGTTATGTGCCTATCAGGACGATACCGGCGCTGTCAGTTCCCATCGCATTTGCATCTGGCATCATAGCTGCGTTTTCCCCATGTATCCTCGCAGTCATGGCATATATGGCCACACTGGCAGCCTCCGGTGGAAGGCGATACTTGTTGCTGATTAATGTAATGGCATTTTCGGCAGGGCTACTCTTCATGTATTCACTTATAGGAATCTGTTTTTACATGTTCAGTGTAACCATACCCTCCCTGTATAGCATAGTCAGATATGCGATCGTTACTTCTATGCTCATTATCGGCTCCACCATGATAATCAGGACGCCACCCCTTCATGAACGCAGCTTCTCGGATGCGGGGTTCAAAAGACTTGTTTTACTGCTCAGGCCATATAGCCGAATACACACGACTGGCTTCAGCTTTGCCATGGGGCTTGGATTTGGCTTGATTAAAATGCCCTGTGCAGGCGGGCTGTATCTCGCGATACTCGGCATGATGGCCGCCCAGAACAACTCATTTCAAGGATTATATTACCTGCTGGCCTATGATGCCGGTGTTGTGTTACCTGTACTGGGGTTAGGGATGTTGCTTGCCACAGGGCTTTCCGCCCGCCGGTTGGATACGATCAGGACACGATACCGGACCTCTCTAAACACCGCAACAGGGATCATGCTCTTTATTTTGGCCACAGTGCTGGCATTTAACAAAATATAA
- a CDS encoding FecCD family ABC transporter permease translates to MEEISTDVKKSTRTALDFFEARKLSIMLFLAVVVVAGGMVTICLGTYKISMPEVYTIIATHLFSPDNVDSLNKLRNTIVWNIRFPRVITAITVGIGLSVAGAIYQGCFRNPLVEPYILGVSSGAAFGAALGIVYPHIFISIQVSAFVFASLSVFLAYTLARNRGQTPVVTLVLAGIIIGSIFGACVSIMKYISDDTQLREIVFWMMGGFYYTTWNDVYLTVPVVLISVAIMWFFGWKLNVLSMGDEEARALGVNPEIFKFIFIVLATLVTAVCVSSVGIIAWVGLMMPHAARLIQGPDNRFVIPTAALMGGVYIIFCDTIARTLTSAEIPIGIITSIVGAPYLIYLLRSKEKEIFG, encoded by the coding sequence ATGGAAGAAATATCGACTGATGTGAAAAAATCGACTCGAACTGCCCTTGATTTTTTTGAGGCGAGGAAGCTGTCTATAATGCTCTTTCTCGCTGTCGTTGTGGTGGCAGGCGGCATGGTCACTATCTGTTTAGGGACTTATAAAATTTCTATGCCGGAAGTATACACCATCATTGCCACTCACTTGTTTTCACCGGATAACGTAGATTCCCTGAATAAGTTGAGAAACACTATCGTCTGGAACATCCGTTTCCCGAGGGTCATCACGGCCATAACCGTAGGTATCGGCCTTTCTGTGGCCGGGGCGATTTATCAGGGATGTTTCCGCAATCCTCTTGTGGAGCCATACATCCTTGGAGTATCTTCGGGTGCGGCATTCGGCGCAGCGCTGGGTATTGTCTATCCTCATATCTTTATATCTATACAGGTAAGTGCTTTCGTGTTTGCCTCGCTCTCTGTATTCCTGGCGTATACGCTGGCAAGGAACAGAGGACAAACTCCCGTAGTCACGCTGGTGCTTGCCGGCATCATTATTGGCTCGATATTTGGAGCTTGCGTTTCCATCATGAAATACATCTCCGATGATACACAACTGAGAGAGATCGTCTTCTGGATGATGGGAGGCTTTTACTATACCACGTGGAATGATGTATATCTGACTGTGCCTGTCGTGTTAATATCTGTAGCTATCATGTGGTTCTTCGGATGGAAGCTAAATGTCCTTTCCATGGGTGATGAAGAAGCTCGGGCGCTGGGCGTGAATCCGGAAATTTTCAAGTTTATTTTTATTGTCCTGGCCACGCTTGTGACTGCCGTCTGTGTATCTTCGGTGGGAATTATTGCGTGGGTCGGCCTGATGATGCCCCATGCTGCCCGCCTTATCCAGGGGCCGGATAACCGGTTTGTCATTCCTACAGCAGCACTGATGGGCGGTGTTTACATTATCTTTTGCGATACGATCGCACGCACGCTGACATCGGCGGAAATCCCAATCGGAATCATCACTTCCATCGTAGGTGCTCCATACCTCATATATCTGCTGCGTAGCAAAGAAAAGGAGATCTTCGGGTGA
- a CDS encoding class I SAM-dependent methyltransferase yields the protein MMNNVIDYGEIWKTMMAESKKTNFETGRFWTIEEAIKYDTQIKMDNWNFSRNIIKRIDFTPDSKVLDIGAGPGTLTIPLADMVKHVTAVEPSDGMLYCLKENIKAKELNNVSWIQKKWEDIDLKDLDAPYDVVVASFSLSMPDIKEAVIKMNNVSSKYVYLNWFAGMPSWEKTYAEAWKRIHGTSYNIHPQIDCIYKVLYDMRIYPNVTVYPDYWELVYPRMEEAVNHYKRIVNATTTEHEAILKKYISETFSCENGNLRMKEKSHTGWLWWKKS from the coding sequence ATGATGAACAATGTAATCGACTATGGAGAGATCTGGAAAACGATGATGGCCGAGAGTAAGAAGACGAACTTCGAAACCGGCAGGTTCTGGACAATTGAGGAGGCGATTAAGTATGACACACAGATCAAGATGGACAACTGGAATTTTTCCAGAAACATAATCAAGAGAATCGATTTCACACCAGATTCGAAAGTCCTGGATATCGGGGCAGGTCCCGGTACCCTGACCATACCGCTCGCTGACATGGTTAAGCACGTCACTGCAGTCGAGCCCTCTGATGGTATGCTATACTGCCTGAAAGAGAATATCAAAGCAAAGGAGCTGAATAACGTATCCTGGATCCAGAAAAAATGGGAAGACATCGACCTCAAAGACCTGGATGCCCCATATGATGTGGTCGTTGCCTCGTTTTCCCTGTCAATGCCGGATATAAAAGAGGCAGTGATTAAAATGAACAATGTTTCCTCGAAATACGTCTATCTGAACTGGTTTGCGGGAATGCCGTCCTGGGAAAAAACGTATGCTGAAGCATGGAAAAGGATCCACGGCACCTCATATAACATTCACCCGCAGATCGACTGCATATACAAAGTGCTGTACGATATGAGAATATACCCGAACGTCACCGTATACCCTGATTACTGGGAACTGGTCTATCCTAGAATGGAAGAAGCAGTTAATCACTACAAACGAATCGTCAACGCGACCACCACCGAACACGAGGCGATACTAAAGAAATACATATCCGAGACCTTTTCCTGCGAGAACGGAAATCTCAGGATGAAGGAGAAATCACACACTGGATGGCTGTGGTGGAAAAAATCGTGA
- a CDS encoding iron ABC transporter substrate-binding protein, producing MTKMIVYMFLILLISLPFAGCISEKTTLPVAAPSTNDESNTITDMRDVQVKVPKNITRAAVISDGFVECVMISLGVQDTIVAVGTTITNDYTYVFPSAKGENFTYENGKNTMLYLDPSLSDTVRLTPQQYNVISYEALASSNPDIIILRVGDCSVGWDNRDTMNKTIDTMESLGIPVIVLYSPTYYSNSDLSTMRDEIKIIGQIFGKEKDALELADYIQNTEKMISNKTKDIPESNKPTVLYFGLSPNARKAGGAGHSWGIDTPESYTIEGIVHAKNAYRDTGTAKILNTEQVLALDPDVILLATSWGYHPARELYEAPYYQNLNELSAIKNKRVYSMPWTPSNCARRLEYPIDLMITAKAAYPDKFQDITVHEWVLDFYKQVYNVDDETARGLRSAQWLEWMEEENF from the coding sequence ATGACTAAAATGATAGTTTATATGTTTCTAATTTTACTCATTAGCCTGCCGTTTGCCGGATGTATATCAGAAAAAACCACTTTGCCAGTAGCAGCTCCATCGACAAATGATGAATCTAATACTATCACGGATATGAGGGACGTCCAGGTAAAAGTGCCGAAAAACATTACAAGGGCCGCTGTAATCAGTGACGGTTTCGTCGAATGTGTGATGATCAGCCTGGGTGTCCAGGATACTATCGTGGCTGTTGGTACTACAATCACCAATGACTATACTTATGTATTCCCGAGTGCCAAGGGAGAAAATTTCACGTATGAAAACGGCAAAAACACGATGCTTTACTTGGACCCTTCATTAAGTGATACGGTCAGGTTGACACCCCAGCAGTACAACGTTATCAGCTACGAAGCGCTTGCGAGTTCAAACCCTGACATCATTATTCTTAGGGTAGGGGATTGTTCGGTCGGTTGGGACAACCGTGATACGATGAATAAGACGATCGACACGATGGAATCGCTTGGAATCCCTGTGATAGTCCTGTATTCCCCTACATATTACTCGAACTCAGACCTCTCTACTATGAGAGACGAGATAAAAATTATCGGACAAATTTTCGGTAAAGAGAAAGATGCTCTTGAGTTGGCCGATTACATTCAAAACACGGAGAAAATGATATCGAACAAAACCAAGGATATACCTGAGTCAAACAAACCTACGGTGTTGTACTTCGGCCTTTCGCCCAATGCCAGAAAAGCCGGGGGTGCAGGTCACTCCTGGGGCATCGATACACCTGAGTCGTACACCATCGAGGGCATTGTACATGCGAAGAATGCCTATCGGGATACCGGTACCGCAAAGATACTGAACACCGAGCAGGTTCTAGCCCTGGATCCTGATGTTATATTGCTGGCTACATCGTGGGGATACCATCCTGCCCGGGAACTTTATGAAGCGCCGTATTACCAGAACCTGAATGAGTTGAGTGCGATAAAAAATAAGAGAGTCTATTCGATGCCGTGGACGCCCTCAAACTGCGCCCGGCGTCTGGAATACCCTATCGACCTGATGATAACGGCGAAAGCAGCTTACCCGGATAAGTTCCAGGATATCACGGTCCACGAATGGGTACTGGACTTCTACAAGCAGGTCTATAATGTCGATGACGAAACTGCCAGAGGTCTCAGATCAGCACAATGGCTCGAATGGATGGAAGAGGAGAACTTTTGA
- a CDS encoding IS481-like element ISMac4 family transposase: MKLNGKKIRWIIAQKSKGESTSTIAEIQGISARRVQQIYKEYVETGQLPQVGINLGRPKNPLSSSDKELIDQTYSDYKFGACYLEILIEGKYNRKISHNRIHNYLLSMDLAKENRKKKQRRKWCRYEREHSMSAAHIDWHENPLLGLQVCAILDDSSRMIIAGGEYVHCNTENTIKVIDELVKEYWDIYPLRELIMDHGSEFGAHRINKDGSWDSDFKRCIEELGIKPILARVRHPQTNGKIEKWFDTYQRFRGEFESFEEFVQWYNKRPHGALKLEQLESPQEAFWNRLPVEAKFRIGVRLFGW, translated from the coding sequence GTGAAACTTAATGGAAAAAAGATACGTTGGATCATTGCTCAAAAATCGAAGGGTGAATCTACCTCGACGATAGCTGAGATCCAGGGGATCTCAGCCCGTCGAGTTCAGCAGATCTACAAAGAATACGTTGAAACTGGTCAGCTTCCTCAAGTTGGCATTAATCTTGGAAGACCAAAGAACCCCTTATCCTCCTCTGATAAGGAATTGATTGACCAAACTTACTCTGATTATAAGTTTGGAGCCTGTTACCTTGAGATTCTCATCGAAGGCAAATATAATCGTAAGATATCTCATAACAGAATCCATAACTATCTACTTAGCATGGACCTTGCCAAGGAAAACCGAAAAAAGAAACAGAGAAGAAAATGGTGTAGATACGAACGCGAACACAGCATGTCTGCTGCACACATCGATTGGCATGAGAATCCCCTGTTAGGACTGCAAGTCTGTGCCATTCTTGATGATTCATCAAGAATGATAATTGCAGGTGGAGAGTACGTTCATTGCAACACGGAGAACACCATTAAAGTGATTGATGAACTTGTTAAAGAGTACTGGGACATATACCCTTTAAGAGAGCTCATTATGGATCATGGAAGTGAATTCGGAGCTCACAGGATTAATAAGGATGGTTCATGGGATAGTGACTTTAAAAGATGCATTGAAGAACTTGGAATCAAACCAATACTTGCAAGGGTAAGACATCCTCAGACAAACGGAAAAATAGAGAAATGGTTCGATACATATCAAAGGTTTAGAGGAGAGTTTGAATCATTTGAAGAATTCGTACAGTGGTATAACAAGAGGCCTCATGGAGCTTTGAAACTTGAACAGTTAGAATCGCCACAGGAAGCATTCTGGAATAGATTACCAGTTGAGGCAAAGTTCAGAATAGGAGTGAGATTGTTTGGGTGGTGA
- a CDS encoding PGF-pre-PGF domain-containing protein, with the protein MSLKNYEDVSGVKIILAWASEDEEKTIENFYPLLKYTISGSIVSEIEDGSINTSYTNIGIQGNGMTGLGKSDEYGNYKFGNLSIDYWLEYGNYSLIAFKYIPSEGKYLFGTTNVSLNNYEDVSEVKIILDWASEDEEKAIENFYPLLKYIISGNVFSDVQDKTVNASDTNVVIQGNGMTGLGKSDEYGNYKFGNLSIDYWLEYGNYSLIAFKYIPSEGRYLFGTTNVSLKNYEEVSGVKIILDWASEDEEKTIENFYPLLKYTISGSIVSEIEDGSINTSYTNIGIQGNGMTGLGKSDEYGNYKFGNLSIDYWLEYGNYSLIAFKYIPSEGKYLFGTTNVSLNNYEDVSEVKIILDWASEDEEKAIENFYPLLKYIISGNVFSDVQDKTVNASDTNVVIQGNGMTGLGKSDEYGNYKFGNLSIDYWLEYGNYSLIAFKYIPPEGRYLFGTTNTSLGDIETVSDVNIILDWANEAEEKIIESFFPLFKYSFSGSVFSNIQNENINVSNTHVVIQGNGITGIRKCDDYGNYKSGDLGSDSWLEYGKNYSVTAFKYIPSQGKYLFGTTIVSLKNCEEVSDVNVELDWASGDEEKAIENFYPLLRYTISGSVLDSSDNSSSDNSNSDNSSGEGSSSDGSSSGSSHSSSGGGGSPEPARNVEVRELSQAFITNGQPVRFDLTRNATSVVYVSFDAKKTAGKTTTVVEMLKNKSTLTPDALTGEVYNYLNIWVGNGGYATEMNIENATVCFKVEKSWIQDKGIDQSSIILNRYSDKKWNELPTTLLGKDDKYMYFTAKTPEFSPFAIAGKTIVDETGNVIATTSKTQENKQNNTTLEIEQTSEQRERSTPGFEMIYCVIWLLGLFLYRRR; encoded by the coding sequence GTGTCTCTTAAAAATTATGAGGATGTATCTGGGGTTAAAATCATACTTGCTTGGGCAAGTGAGGATGAAGAAAAGACAATTGAAAATTTCTATCCCTTGCTTAAATATACTATATCAGGGAGCATTGTTTCCGAGATAGAAGATGGAAGTATAAATACTTCATACACAAACATCGGAATCCAGGGAAACGGCATGACTGGGCTTGGAAAAAGTGATGAGTACGGAAATTATAAGTTCGGTAACCTCAGTATTGATTATTGGTTAGAGTATGGTAATTATTCTTTAATTGCTTTTAAATATATTCCTTCTGAGGGAAAATACCTATTTGGGACAACAAATGTGTCTCTTAATAATTATGAGGATGTATCTGAGGTTAAAATCATACTTGATTGGGCAAGTGAAGATGAAGAAAAAGCAATTGAAAATTTCTATCCCTTGCTTAAATATATTATATCAGGAAACGTTTTTTCCGATGTACAAGACAAAACCGTAAACGCCTCTGACACAAACGTTGTAATCCAGGGAAACGGCATGACTGGGCTTGGAAAAAGTGACGAGTACGGGAATTATAAGTTCGGTAACCTCAGTATTGATTATTGGTTAGAGTATGGAAATTATTCTTTAATTGCTTTTAAATATATTCCTTCTGAGGGAAGATACTTATTTGGAACAACAAATGTGTCTCTTAAAAATTATGAGGAAGTATCTGGGGTTAAAATCATACTTGATTGGGCAAGTGAGGATGAAGAAAAGACGATTGAAAATTTCTATCCCTTGCTTAAATATACTATATCAGGGAGCATTGTTTCCGAGATAGAAGATGGAAGTATAAATACTTCATACACAAACATCGGAATCCAGGGAAACGGCATGACTGGGCTTGGAAAAAGTGATGAGTACGGAAATTATAAGTTCGGTAACCTCAGTATTGATTATTGGTTAGAGTATGGAAATTATTCTTTAATTGCTTTTAAATATATTCCTTCTGAGGGAAAATACCTATTTGGGACAACAAATGTGTCTCTTAATAATTATGAGGATGTATCTGAGGTTAAAATCATACTTGATTGGGCAAGTGAAGATGAAGAAAAAGCAATTGAAAATTTCTATCCCTTGCTTAAATATATTATATCAGGAAACGTTTTTTCCGATGTACAAGACAAAACCGTAAACGCCTCTGACACAAACGTTGTAATCCAGGGAAACGGCATGACTGGGCTTGGAAAAAGTGACGAGTACGGGAATTATAAGTTCGGTAACCTCAGTATTGATTATTGGTTAGAGTATGGAAATTATTCTTTAATTGCTTTTAAATATATTCCTCCTGAGGGAAGATACTTATTTGGAACAACAAATACATCTCTTGGGGATATTGAAACCGTTTCTGATGTTAATATTATATTAGACTGGGCAAATGAAGCTGAAGAAAAGATAATTGAAAGCTTCTTTCCCCTGTTTAAATATTCTTTTTCAGGAAGCGTTTTTTCTAATATTCAAAATGAAAACATAAATGTCTCTAACACACACGTTGTAATCCAAGGAAACGGTATTACGGGGATTAGAAAGTGTGATGATTATGGAAATTACAAATCCGGTGATTTAGGCAGCGACAGTTGGTTAGAATATGGAAAAAACTATTCTGTAACTGCCTTTAAATACATTCCTTCTCAGGGAAAGTATTTGTTTGGAACAACAATTGTGTCTCTTAAAAATTGTGAGGAAGTATCTGACGTTAATGTCGAACTGGATTGGGCAAGCGGAGATGAAGAAAAGGCAATTGAAAATTTCTATCCCTTGCTTAGGTATACTATATCAGGAAGCGTTCTCGACAGCAGTGACAATAGTAGTAGCGACAACAGTAATAGTGACAATAGTAGCGGTGAAGGCAGTAGTAGTGACGGCAGTAGCAGTGGCAGCAGCCACAGCAGCAGTGGTGGTGGGGGTTCCCCTGAACCTGCAAGAAATGTTGAAGTGAGGGAACTTTCACAGGCTTTTATTACAAACGGACAACCTGTAAGGTTTGATCTCACAAGGAATGCTACTTCTGTGGTATATGTGAGCTTTGATGCAAAAAAGACTGCAGGAAAAACCACAACCGTTGTTGAGATGCTGAAAAATAAATCTACGCTTACTCCCGATGCACTCACCGGTGAAGTCTACAATTATCTCAATATCTGGGTTGGCAACGGCGGATATGCAACTGAAATGAACATTGAAAACGCGACTGTATGCTTCAAAGTTGAAAAATCCTGGATACAGGATAAAGGGATTGACCAGTCTTCAATCATCCTGAACAGGTACAGCGACAAGAAATGGAACGAGCTTCCAACCACCCTTCTCGGGAAGGATGACAAATATATGTATTTCACAGCTAAAACCCCTGAATTCTCTCCCTTTGCAATAGCGGGCAAAACAATAGTAGATGAAACAGGGAATGTAATAGCGACTACATCTAAAACACAGGAAAATAAGCAAAACAATACAACATTAGAAATCGAACAGACTTCTGAGCAGAGGGAAAGAAGTACGCCTGGGTTTGAAATGATTTACTGTGTTATCTGGTTGCTTGGATTGTTCCTGTATAGAAGAAGATAA
- a CDS encoding iron ABC transporter substrate-binding protein → MNDKFNNSDRIRIGKSSGYFKKDFVLCVLVILLIVSVEGCTGQTDPGTTTSTDSAIVASLDEQYQYITDMRGVQVKVPKEIKRVATIDDGFVEGVLTNLSEVDKVVSIGSAGLSSRSFYQSNITLNSGTNYTFSGGSNTMCIVNPWIANVSCTESSSGMTIINYEKLASANPDVLIIRIGDCEMSATNLEDNDKKISMIESLGIPVIVLYSPNTYQNSDLNTMRDEMRIIGQLFYKEQEAMALADYLSDTEKMIRDRTQDIPDEEKITALYLGLSSKARKSGGAGYVSGIDTPESYILETVANGKNAYRDTGSGKLLNAEQVLALNPDVIFLPTYSGYHPPIELQDAIYYQNLQELQAVKDKRIYSMPYTPRNCDRRVEYPLDLMIVAKGCYPDRFQDIKVHEFALKLYQDVYGVDRTTAEKIRSAQYLDWTVEYDF, encoded by the coding sequence ATGAATGATAAGTTTAACAATAGTGATAGAATCAGAATCGGCAAGTCTTCGGGTTATTTTAAAAAAGACTTCGTGTTATGTGTACTTGTAATACTCCTTATTGTTTCTGTAGAGGGATGCACGGGGCAGACAGATCCAGGTACGACAACATCCACAGACTCAGCGATAGTAGCCTCTCTTGATGAGCAATACCAATATATCACTGATATGCGTGGCGTGCAGGTGAAAGTGCCTAAGGAGATCAAGCGTGTAGCTACCATCGATGACGGCTTTGTCGAAGGCGTCCTGACGAATCTTAGTGAGGTTGACAAAGTAGTTTCCATAGGCTCGGCCGGGCTTAGTTCTAGATCCTTTTATCAGTCAAATATTACTCTGAACTCCGGCACAAACTACACTTTTAGCGGCGGATCAAATACAATGTGTATCGTTAATCCGTGGATAGCTAATGTGTCCTGTACGGAGTCTTCGTCAGGTATGACCATTATTAATTACGAAAAACTTGCCAGTGCGAATCCTGATGTACTTATTATACGGATCGGTGACTGCGAGATGAGTGCCACCAATCTCGAAGACAATGATAAAAAGATCTCGATGATCGAGTCGCTGGGCATACCTGTAATTGTGCTTTATTCGCCGAATACTTACCAGAATTCCGATCTGAATACCATGCGTGACGAGATGCGTATAATCGGACAGTTGTTCTATAAGGAGCAGGAGGCGATGGCCCTGGCAGACTATCTGAGTGATACGGAAAAAATGATCCGGGACAGGACGCAGGATATCCCTGATGAGGAAAAGATCACCGCATTGTATCTTGGGCTCTCTTCAAAGGCCAGAAAAAGTGGTGGTGCCGGGTATGTAAGTGGCATTGACACTCCGGAATCGTATATTCTCGAGACTGTTGCCAATGGCAAGAATGCTTACAGGGATACAGGCTCGGGTAAGCTGCTCAATGCCGAACAGGTGCTGGCATTAAACCCTGATGTGATTTTTTTACCCACGTATTCCGGGTATCATCCGCCTATCGAACTTCAAGATGCGATATATTACCAAAACTTGCAGGAACTTCAGGCTGTGAAAGACAAGCGTATCTATTCCATGCCTTACACCCCGAGAAACTGTGACCGTCGTGTCGAGTATCCGCTTGACCTCATGATTGTCGCGAAGGGCTGCTATCCTGATCGGTTCCAGGATATCAAGGTCCATGAGTTTGCATTGAAACTGTATCAGGACGTGTACGGAGTGGACCGTACAACAGCAGAGAAAATCAGGTCTGCTCAATACCTTGACTGGACTGTGGAGTACGATTTCTAA